One window of the Populus nigra chromosome 4, ddPopNigr1.1, whole genome shotgun sequence genome contains the following:
- the LOC133691463 gene encoding uncharacterized protein LOC133691463 isoform X1: protein MVLLFPWKPLLSLLLFLSLFFYEHWISIPSCNIVPNTDLNQQEHDVVEEENDNDEVLKVMLVANLLLLGSDTSFFNLYFRDYYMSKVFKKSFYSLKPDMLLVMGDVSARGSTLTRGKWVSVLHQFHGMLGPFIELPFHVVLGDMDVGGCSGLDSNSVYWIARSFPGLDSSGCGAFDIDNVSFVSLNAVALLCGNNKLRFSVEKAVEMERIGSWMDSEKEMGDCGEFTKTSDSFGRRKDLVSSGLGPVLLLHFPLHRAENGGCKEGNIVRKAPMPLRQGLNALESSRGYTGAPYELWHTIPPNATQYIFQALKPRIVFSAHTHEFCDHTHSDGTREITVPSMTWKARDDPGFVFATFRSGGNTVSVSYCSLARESHVLIAYTLILFLLITLWLVANKPYNMS, encoded by the exons ATGGTCCTATTATTTCCATGGAAACCACTCCTATCTCTCCTACTATTCCTCTCCCTATTCTTTTACGAACACTGGATTTCAATCCCTTCTTGCAACATCGTACCCAACACAGATCTCAACCAACAGGAACACGACGTCGTTGAAGAGGAAAACGACAACGATGAGGTTTTGAAAGTCATGTTGGTCGCGAATTTATTGCTCTTAGGATCTGACACTAGCTTTTTTAACCTCTATTTTAGAGATTATTACATGTCCAAGGTTTTCAAG aaatctttttattctttaaagcCTGACATGCTGCTGGTAATGGGGGATGTTTCGGCGAGGGGGTCGACATTGACGAGGGGTAAATGGGTATCAGTGTTGCATCAGTTTCATGGAATGTTAGGGCCATTTATTGAACTTCCATTTCATGTTGTTCTTGGTGATATGGATGTTGGAGGGTGTAGTGGGCTCGACTCAAATTCAGTTTATTGGATAGCTAGGAGTTTTCCGGGGCTAGATTCATCTGGCTGTGGTGCGTTTGATATTGACAATGTTAGTTTTGTTTCCCTTAACGCGGTTGCATTGCTTTGTGGTAATAATAAGTTGAGGTTTAGTGTTGAGAAGGCTGTAGAGATGGAAAGAATAGGTTCATGGATGGATTCGGAGAAAGAAATGGGTGATTGTGGAGAATTTACGAAAACGTCTGATAGTTTCGGGCGGAGAAAGGATTTAGTGTCATCTGGATTAGGTCCTGTCCTCTTACTTCATTTTCCATTGCATCGAGCGGAAAATGGTGGTTGTAAGGAAGGGAATATTGTTAGAAAAGCTCCTATGCCCTTACGTCAGGGCTTGAATGCATTAGAGAGTAGCAG GGGATATACTGGTGCTCCCTATGAGTTATGGCATACAATCCCTCCAAATGCTACGCAATACATATTTCAGGCTCTTAAACCAAG GATTGTTTTCAGTGCGCATACACATGAATTTTGTGATCACACACACTCAGATGGGACACGCGAGATAACTGTCCCTTCAATGACATGGAAAGCAAGGGATGACCCCGGGTTTGTTTTTGCCACATTCAGAAGTGGTGGGAATACTGTAAGTGTCAGCTACTGTTCCCTTGCTAGGGAATCTCATGTACTAATAGCATAcactttgattttgtttctgcTAATCACATTATGGCTTGTGGCAAATAAACCTTACAACATGTCTTAG
- the LOC133691463 gene encoding uncharacterized protein LOC133691463 isoform X3 — protein sequence MVLLFPWKPLLSLLLFLSLFFYEHWISIPSCNIVPNTDLNQQEHDVVEEENDNDEVLKVMLVANLLLLGSDTSFFNLYFRDYYMSKVFKKSFYSLKPDMLLVMGDVSARGSTLTRGKWVSVLHQFHGMLGPFIELPFHVVLGDMDVGGCSGLDSNSVYWIARSFPGLDSSGCGAFDIDNVSFVSLNAVALLCGNNKLRFSVEKAVEMERIGSWMDSEKEMGDCGEFTKTSDSFGRRKDLVSSGLGPVLLLHFPLHRAENGGCKEGNIVRKAPMPLRQGLNALESSRGYTGAPYELWHTIPPNATQYIFQALKPRIVFSAHTHEFCDHTHSDGTREITVPSMTWKARDDPGFVFATFRSGGNTELNRKKC from the exons ATGGTCCTATTATTTCCATGGAAACCACTCCTATCTCTCCTACTATTCCTCTCCCTATTCTTTTACGAACACTGGATTTCAATCCCTTCTTGCAACATCGTACCCAACACAGATCTCAACCAACAGGAACACGACGTCGTTGAAGAGGAAAACGACAACGATGAGGTTTTGAAAGTCATGTTGGTCGCGAATTTATTGCTCTTAGGATCTGACACTAGCTTTTTTAACCTCTATTTTAGAGATTATTACATGTCCAAGGTTTTCAAG aaatctttttattctttaaagcCTGACATGCTGCTGGTAATGGGGGATGTTTCGGCGAGGGGGTCGACATTGACGAGGGGTAAATGGGTATCAGTGTTGCATCAGTTTCATGGAATGTTAGGGCCATTTATTGAACTTCCATTTCATGTTGTTCTTGGTGATATGGATGTTGGAGGGTGTAGTGGGCTCGACTCAAATTCAGTTTATTGGATAGCTAGGAGTTTTCCGGGGCTAGATTCATCTGGCTGTGGTGCGTTTGATATTGACAATGTTAGTTTTGTTTCCCTTAACGCGGTTGCATTGCTTTGTGGTAATAATAAGTTGAGGTTTAGTGTTGAGAAGGCTGTAGAGATGGAAAGAATAGGTTCATGGATGGATTCGGAGAAAGAAATGGGTGATTGTGGAGAATTTACGAAAACGTCTGATAGTTTCGGGCGGAGAAAGGATTTAGTGTCATCTGGATTAGGTCCTGTCCTCTTACTTCATTTTCCATTGCATCGAGCGGAAAATGGTGGTTGTAAGGAAGGGAATATTGTTAGAAAAGCTCCTATGCCCTTACGTCAGGGCTTGAATGCATTAGAGAGTAGCAG GGGATATACTGGTGCTCCCTATGAGTTATGGCATACAATCCCTCCAAATGCTACGCAATACATATTTCAGGCTCTTAAACCAAG GATTGTTTTCAGTGCGCATACACATGAATTTTGTGATCACACACACTCAGATGGGACACGCGAGATAACTGTCCCTTCAATGACATGGAAAGCAAGGGATGACCCCGGGTTTGTTTTTGCCACATTCAGAAGTGGTGGGAATACT
- the LOC133691463 gene encoding uncharacterized protein LOC133691463 isoform X2, with the protein MVLLFPWKPLLSLLLFLSLFFYEHWISIPSCNIVPNTDLNQQEHDVVEEENDNDEVLKVMLVANLLLLGSDTSFFNLYFRDYYMSKVFKKSFYSLKPDMLLVMGDVSARGSTLTRGKWVSVLHQFHGMLGPFIELPFHVVLGDMDVGGCSGLDSNSVYWIARSFPGLDSSGCGAFDIDNVSFVSLNAVALLCGNNKLRFSVEKAVEMERIGSWMDSEKEMGDCGEFTKTSDSFGRRKDLVSSGLGPVLLLHFPLHRAENGGCKEGNIVRKAPMPLRQGLNALESSRGYTGAPYELWHTIPPNATQYIFQALKPRIVFSAHTHEFCDHTHSDGTREITVPSMTWKARDDPGFVFATFRSGGNTRVWRLWFR; encoded by the exons ATGGTCCTATTATTTCCATGGAAACCACTCCTATCTCTCCTACTATTCCTCTCCCTATTCTTTTACGAACACTGGATTTCAATCCCTTCTTGCAACATCGTACCCAACACAGATCTCAACCAACAGGAACACGACGTCGTTGAAGAGGAAAACGACAACGATGAGGTTTTGAAAGTCATGTTGGTCGCGAATTTATTGCTCTTAGGATCTGACACTAGCTTTTTTAACCTCTATTTTAGAGATTATTACATGTCCAAGGTTTTCAAG aaatctttttattctttaaagcCTGACATGCTGCTGGTAATGGGGGATGTTTCGGCGAGGGGGTCGACATTGACGAGGGGTAAATGGGTATCAGTGTTGCATCAGTTTCATGGAATGTTAGGGCCATTTATTGAACTTCCATTTCATGTTGTTCTTGGTGATATGGATGTTGGAGGGTGTAGTGGGCTCGACTCAAATTCAGTTTATTGGATAGCTAGGAGTTTTCCGGGGCTAGATTCATCTGGCTGTGGTGCGTTTGATATTGACAATGTTAGTTTTGTTTCCCTTAACGCGGTTGCATTGCTTTGTGGTAATAATAAGTTGAGGTTTAGTGTTGAGAAGGCTGTAGAGATGGAAAGAATAGGTTCATGGATGGATTCGGAGAAAGAAATGGGTGATTGTGGAGAATTTACGAAAACGTCTGATAGTTTCGGGCGGAGAAAGGATTTAGTGTCATCTGGATTAGGTCCTGTCCTCTTACTTCATTTTCCATTGCATCGAGCGGAAAATGGTGGTTGTAAGGAAGGGAATATTGTTAGAAAAGCTCCTATGCCCTTACGTCAGGGCTTGAATGCATTAGAGAGTAGCAG GGGATATACTGGTGCTCCCTATGAGTTATGGCATACAATCCCTCCAAATGCTACGCAATACATATTTCAGGCTCTTAAACCAAG GATTGTTTTCAGTGCGCATACACATGAATTTTGTGATCACACACACTCAGATGGGACACGCGAGATAACTGTCCCTTCAATGACATGGAAAGCAAGGGATGACCCCGGGTTTGTTTTTGCCACATTCAGAAGTGGTGGGAATACT AGAGTATGGAGGCTGTGGTTCAGATGA